A genomic window from Candidatus Obscuribacter sp. includes:
- a CDS encoding MFS transporter has translation MSQPNIDLQEASANNSGGNAEVKSVELKANLATNSQPTNYRWVILGFAFFITLVNYLDRTAISYAMEPMKKEFGFNHADFGSITAAFGVGYMIMTTGGGIMVDKWGARKVWSIACILWSGCTAMMGKASNLSLFCTLRTLLGLSEGPHFPSLTRVVADWLPTSERARSTAIGLAAVPLANAIGAPLLICLLTNYGWKNMFVILGTVGIVWAVVWWLLYRDYPEHSKFVNDAELLIIRDGRVVDREHTHDQIKAHDIELGKTTWKFLLTNKSLVANNFAFFAFGYLLFFAVHWLPDYLCYTFHVKLKVVADTLWIPWLVAAVMVSAAGFISDKLYVKTGSMRIARSHVMWICQLLSAISFIPILFSPSIEHALVFLSLGLGFGFMPNASFYAINCDLAKDKAATSLGLMDSFLAFAGIIAPYLTGVLVEKTKSYNSPFMLLIAFTLCGVIAVAFFQNPDRDRPKSQLPVA, from the coding sequence ATGAGCCAGCCTAATATCGACTTACAGGAAGCCTCTGCCAATAATTCTGGCGGCAATGCCGAAGTAAAGTCAGTCGAATTGAAAGCCAACCTTGCCACTAACAGCCAACCAACAAACTACCGCTGGGTGATTTTGGGCTTTGCCTTTTTTATCACTCTGGTCAACTACCTGGACCGCACGGCGATTTCATACGCCATGGAGCCGATGAAAAAAGAATTCGGCTTTAACCATGCCGACTTTGGCAGCATCACAGCAGCGTTTGGCGTCGGCTACATGATCATGACCACTGGCGGCGGCATCATGGTAGACAAATGGGGCGCACGCAAAGTCTGGTCAATAGCCTGTATTCTCTGGTCTGGTTGCACCGCCATGATGGGCAAGGCTTCCAATCTCAGCCTCTTTTGCACACTGCGCACCTTGCTTGGACTATCCGAAGGTCCGCACTTCCCTTCTCTCACTAGAGTCGTAGCCGACTGGTTACCCACCAGTGAACGCGCTCGCTCTACAGCTATCGGTCTAGCTGCTGTGCCTCTAGCTAATGCTATCGGCGCACCTTTGCTTATTTGTCTTTTGACAAATTATGGCTGGAAAAACATGTTTGTCATACTGGGCACTGTCGGCATCGTCTGGGCCGTCGTGTGGTGGCTTTTGTACCGCGATTATCCCGAACACTCCAAGTTTGTCAATGATGCAGAGCTGCTCATTATCCGCGATGGACGGGTGGTAGACCGCGAGCACACTCATGATCAAATCAAGGCTCATGATATTGAGCTGGGCAAAACCACCTGGAAGTTTTTGCTCACAAACAAATCACTCGTAGCAAATAACTTTGCCTTTTTTGCCTTTGGCTATTTGCTATTTTTTGCCGTACACTGGCTGCCTGACTACCTTTGCTATACTTTTCATGTAAAGCTCAAAGTAGTTGCCGACACATTGTGGATACCGTGGCTGGTGGCAGCAGTGATGGTGTCAGCTGCCGGATTTATCTCAGACAAACTCTATGTTAAAACTGGCAGCATGCGCATTGCCCGCTCTCATGTGATGTGGATTTGCCAGCTACTTTCGGCGATTTCTTTTATCCCAATTTTGTTCAGCCCCTCCATTGAGCACGCTCTAGTATTTCTCTCACTTGGTCTTGGTTTTGGTTTTATGCCAAACGCCTCATTTTATGCCATCAACTGCGACCTAGCTAAGGACAAAGCGGCTACCAGCCTTGGTCTCATGGACAGCTTCCTGGCTTTTGCTGGCATCATTGCACCTTACTTGACTGGAGTCCTGGTCGAAAAAACCAAGAGTTATAACTCACCATTTATGCTGCTTATTGCCTTTACTCTTTGTGGAGTGATTGCTGTAGCATTCTTCCAAAATCCAGACAGAGACAGACCAAAGTCTCAACTACCAGTAGCCTGA
- a CDS encoding Spy/CpxP family protein refolding chaperone — translation MFNLKSSTLRIAKSSLALAFALPICLSQAGFAQGVAADDDDVLTIISLDGAPGAGPGFAPDGDPMTFAVAALPGGMEPPVLDMARMGHGGGMRGCPMGRVLDGDNAITDEQYERMHVLKNAMLDKMGPKMAEMSSLSRQLRDALGSATIDSKKVNDLRNRISAAKTDLSNIKLDHMIAMADVFTPAQRVELHKAMIKSPMGMMGGRHHGYSRGHMGGSGGWGGKSCPVVGGAGKGSDK, via the coding sequence ATGTTTAATTTAAAGTCTTCCACTTTGCGTATCGCAAAATCCAGCCTGGCGCTGGCCTTTGCCCTACCTATTTGTCTATCCCAGGCTGGCTTTGCCCAGGGTGTGGCTGCCGATGACGACGATGTTTTGACTATAATTTCGCTCGATGGCGCTCCCGGCGCTGGTCCTGGTTTTGCCCCTGATGGCGATCCCATGACATTTGCCGTGGCCGCTTTGCCCGGTGGTATGGAGCCGCCAGTCCTCGATATGGCCCGCATGGGTCACGGTGGCGGTATGCGCGGTTGCCCCATGGGACGAGTCCTGGATGGGGACAATGCCATTACCGATGAGCAGTACGAGCGTATGCATGTCCTTAAAAACGCCATGCTGGACAAAATGGGCCCCAAGATGGCGGAGATGTCATCCCTCAGCCGTCAGCTCAGAGATGCTCTAGGCTCGGCCACCATCGACAGCAAAAAGGTAAACGACCTGCGCAATCGTATCTCGGCAGCCAAGACCGACCTGTCTAACATCAAGCTCGATCATATGATTGCCATGGCCGATGTCTTTACCCCAGCTCAGAGGGTGGAGCTGCACAAAGCCATGATTAAGTCGCCCATGGGCATGATGGGTGGTCGTCATCATGGCTATAGTCGTGGTCACATGGGTGGCTCAGGCGGCTGGGGCGGCAAGTCTTGCCCTGTAGTGGGTGGAGCCGGTAAGGGGTCTGACAAGTAA
- a CDS encoding aminoglycoside phosphotransferase family protein, which translates to MKEDWIRHKTHLELTKVQAQQLLAPIEAAAAIDELTVLTSGFSNTNYKVTFADNAHKPLVIRLIEHADKERMAKEIKINDFVKDLPQPKFVYHQTEDSAIDLPYIVMEFIEGTTLDALELPLTPEQINKLGQSLGASLATIHKIKFAEAGFLNGMLIVDKPIKMTGRSLNVFANQVLVEQGRQEMLGKSLSRRLMAFIEEEGELLNSYKNLPCLCHSDFGSSNILIDTNTMAVSAVLDFEFAFAGTPYVDFGNLLRPPFGLEPGLREALAAGYKKAGGQLPDNWYHLSLLTDLFAWLEFLSRDEVPEPVLDSVRIVVSETITNWLWLD; encoded by the coding sequence GTGAAAGAAGACTGGATCAGACATAAAACGCACCTGGAATTAACCAAGGTGCAAGCCCAACAATTGCTAGCACCAATTGAGGCAGCTGCTGCAATTGATGAGCTGACTGTTTTAACTAGCGGCTTTAGCAATACCAATTACAAAGTCACCTTTGCAGACAATGCTCACAAGCCACTTGTAATCAGGCTTATCGAGCATGCAGACAAAGAGCGCATGGCCAAAGAGATAAAGATCAATGACTTTGTAAAAGACCTGCCCCAGCCTAAATTTGTCTATCACCAGACAGAAGACTCGGCTATTGACCTGCCCTATATAGTGATGGAATTTATTGAAGGCACCACACTCGATGCCCTCGAATTACCGCTCACTCCAGAGCAAATTAACAAACTCGGTCAATCGCTGGGCGCTAGCCTTGCCACTATCCACAAGATCAAATTTGCAGAAGCTGGTTTTTTGAATGGCATGCTCATTGTCGATAAACCGATAAAAATGACTGGACGCAGCCTCAATGTCTTTGCCAATCAAGTGCTCGTAGAGCAAGGGCGGCAGGAGATGCTGGGTAAGTCTCTGAGCCGCCGCCTGATGGCCTTTATCGAAGAAGAAGGCGAACTCCTCAACAGCTATAAAAACTTGCCCTGTCTCTGTCATAGCGACTTTGGCAGCTCCAATATATTGATAGACACAAACACAATGGCAGTAAGCGCCGTGCTGGATTTTGAGTTTGCTTTTGCCGGTACTCCCTATGTGGACTTTGGCAATTTGCTCAGACCGCCCTTTGGCTTAGAGCCCGGTCTGCGCGAGGCCCTGGCCGCAGGCTACAAAAAAGCGGGCGGGCAACTGCCAGATAACTGGTATCACCTCAGCTTACTGACAGATTTATTTGCCTGGCTCGAATTTTTGTCCCGCGACGAAGTGCCGGAGCCGGTGCTGGACTCCGTACGTATCGTAGTTAGCGAAACAATCACTAACTGGCTCTGGCTAGACTAG